From Mytilus edulis chromosome 9, xbMytEdul2.2, whole genome shotgun sequence, the proteins below share one genomic window:
- the LOC139488150 gene encoding testis-specific serine/threonine-protein kinase 3-like yields the protein MSVRDSATPREFLRLADTLVDKGYRLGPKIGEGTYAKVRVCERSTDGKIMAVKIVNLKIASPDYLNKFLPRELSVMQRMNHKNIIKTHEVIRNDDLLFMVTDYAERGDLLCHIRDHGPIPDDDAKRMFTQIIEAVLYLHGEMNIAHRDLKCENILIMRDRYVVLSDFGFARPLDQSDPLKGKDLSKTFCGSPSYCSPEVLRGVPYDPKMNDIWSLGVLLYVMVTSAMPFDDSNVRKMVNKQVCGEIKFPPRVESRIHPDCKRLISQMIEPHACKRPTVDCILKSEWILSK from the coding sequence ATGTCAGTAAGGGATTCTGCCACTCCCCGTGAATTCCTAAGATTGGCAGATACCTTGGTTGACAAAGGATATCGTCTTGGACCGAAAATCGGAGAAGGAACATATGCAAAAGTTCGTGTTTGTGAAAGAAGTACAGATGGTAAAATAATGGCGGTAAAGATTGTAAACTTAAAGATAGCATCTCCAGATTACTTAAACAAGTTCTTGCCGAGAGAACTCAGCGTAATGCAGAGGATGAATCATAAGAATATAATAAAAACGCATGAAGTTATTCGAAACGACGATTTACTGTTTATGGTGACTGATTATGCTGAACGCGGGGATCTTTTATGTCATATCCGAGATCATGGCCCGATTCCTGACGACGATGCAAAAAGAATGTTCACACAAATAATTGAGGCAGTGCTATATTTACACGGTGAAATGAATATTGCTCACCGAGATCTCAAGTGTGAAAACATTCTGATAATGAGAGACAGATATGTTGTTCTCAGTGACTTTGGATTTGCCAGACCTTTGGATCAAAGTGATCCGCTAAAAGGAAAAGACCTCAGTAAGACATTTTGTGGAAGTCCTTCGTACTGTTCTCCCGAAGTTTTGCGTGGGGTTCCATATGATCCAAAAATGAATGATATTTGGAGTCTTGGTGTTCTTTTGTATGTAATGGTTACCTCAGCTATGCCTTTTGATGATAGTAACGTGAGAAAGATGGTTAATAAACAAGTTTGTGGAGAAATAAAATTTCCTCCACGAGTGGAAAGCAGAATTCATCCTGATTGTAAACGACTTATTTCACAGATGATAGAACCTCATGCATGTAAAAGACCGACTGTGGATTGTATTTTGAAGTCAGAGTGGATTTTATCCAAATGA